The following nucleotide sequence is from Nycticebus coucang isolate mNycCou1 chromosome 8, mNycCou1.pri, whole genome shotgun sequence.
AAAGCTGTAAAAGAGGCTCAGGAAAGAGATGTTCCGAGAAGTGGCAGCCACCAGGGAATAGCAGTGGTGCCTCTCAAGGTGACCCCAGGAAGGGGACGAAAACTAACTGCATCTGTAAGGTCTCTGCACAGTCATATAGCTCCATTCCAGGAAGGCTTAGGAGTTCTTTTTAATTCTCCAGTGGAAGTCTACCCACGTGTTCCTTTTGTTCTGATTAAATTAAGTTAGAAGGCTTGAATTACAATGAGAGTCTTAGGCTCTCACAGTTCCTAAGGGGAAAGAGAGCTCCACCCAAGTCTGATCCTCTTGCAAAGATTCTGTCTGCTTTTTATTCAGTTCAATCTCTCTACTGACCACCTCCGACCGCGGTTCTTCCAATGGTGCCCAAGAACTTTCCAAACTACCCAGCCCCTAAGACTGTGGTTTTGACTccagaaagcccaagtgcctgcCAACACACAGGCCTTCGTGCTCTGTTGCCTTTCCAGACATCACTTCATTGGATCCCCTTGAAGCCTCCCTTAGGAGCGAATGTGCAGAATTTTCTTGAACGTCTTCTTGAAGTTCTCGTTGCACAAGGGGTAGATGAGGGGGTTGAGTGTGGAGTTGATGTAGCCCAGCCAGATGGTGAACATGTGCACCTGCTCGTTGCAGCAGTTCTCACAGAAGGCAATGACCATGAAGAAGATGAAGTAAGGAATCCAGCAAAGGATGAAGGCTGCCATGATAAAGCCCAATTGTTTGGCCGCCTTCCGTTCCCGGTTCAGCTGCAACCCAGACACATATTCTCTTGAATGTGCACGGAGCCTCTTCCAAGTGAACTTGATGTAATCCAGGGCTGTGTTAGAACCACTTTTCAAGTTGCCTTTTCTGGGTGCTGGCCCTGTGGGGGTGTCTGATTCTGTCCTGGAGAAGGACTGGCTATCACCTAACACCTGATCCTCTGATATCTCGCTGACCCCGTGTGTGTCCAGGCCCTGCTCATCCATCTCAAGCTGTGTCTCGCCCTGGGTGACAGCCAGGTAACCATCTCCATCTCGTGCTTCCACAATCTGCATTTGTGTGATGTCACCCTTGGCCACATCTCCATCCTCCTCTTGACTGAAGGAAGCTAGAGATTTCATCTCTTTAGGGTCTCGGGATGGTGGCTTCGGGACAGGCCCACCACCAGCATCTTTTGGCTTCATTTTCAGAACCTCCCAGGAGAAAGACTCCTTCCCCAGTTTCTTGGCTCCCACCTtgggattctctggcctcagcttaatttctgagaaggaaggaagggatccATTGATGAGCTCCCGGTGCTGACAGTGCTGCCGGACGGCCTTGTAGATCTTGGCATAGAACCAGAGCATGAGCAAGGTGGGCAGGTAGAAGTTGATGATGGCAGTCATGATCTTGAACCAGGTGACGTCGTAGAAGTCTGTCTCACACTTGTCCTGCCGGCGTGCTGAAGTGTTTGACATGAAGCGATGCCAGCCTAGAATGGGAATAACCCACAGAAAGGAGAGAAACCAGGCGCCCAAGATGGTGGCTGACGCGCGGGTCTTGGTACGATACTTCAGGTACCGGAGGGGCTGCTGGACAGAGCGGTAGCGATCGATGCATAAGATGAAGACACTGAAAATGGACGCTGTGCTGGCCACGTAGTCCATGGAAAGCCAGAAGAGGCAGAGAGGCCGGCCCAGGGACCACCGGGACATGAGCAGGTAGAGGATGTTCATGGGCATGACCACGGCACCCACGATGAGGTCTGCCACCGAGAGGCTGACGATATACAGGTTCCCCACAGTGTGTAGCTTCCGCTCGCTGCGCACAGCATACAGCACCAGCAGGTTGAGTCCCACTGTGACCAAGGAGATGGTGCTCAGGACCACCACCAGGGGCATCCACTGGGGGCTGGCCATGGTGGTCTTGTTCCCCTCACACATGTTGTCTTCAAAGATGCAGGAAGAATTGGGAAGGGTCATTGGTGCAAGAGCAGCCTCCAAGGGTGGCTCACTTCCTGGGAGAAAAGACACAAGGGTTATGTCAGAGGTTTGGTGGTCATTAGGTACTTAGCGTCATGTTTATCAAACCGGGGCTCTATGCTGTCTGGGACACAAGACCCTGCTGGTCACCTACTCCACAGAGGTCTCTTCTTCCCCGTTCATCCATCCAGTGGCTTTTTACTGAGTTCCTGGCACTGTTCTAGGTGTTGGGAATATAGCAGTGagcaaaagagacaaaaatctctCCCCTCGTCAAGCTTAGATGCTTACAAGGGAGTTGGGCAAAAACCCAAGGTAAATAAAGAATCTGCACATGTTCTGGGAAGGAGGGCTACATCCTGAACGGTCTAACCTGAGTACGGCGATTTAGTCCCTCCCCTCCAGCGGCTGATCTAGTGCCTGTGAGATTCCTCTGTGCCTACAGAATTGGACGAGGCAGTCTAACAGCAAGGTGGGGTTCTAGGAAAGTTCTTCCGCTCTGATGAAGGAGCAAAACAAGGAGAAGCACGGTCTCTCACTCGTCCCCTTCTCCCTTGCAGGAAGCAGGAGTGATATTTGAGGTCATGGCAGTCATCTAGGGACCATCAGGAAATACCAGGAAAATTCCAACACGGAGCCCTGTTATTACTGAGCCAACCCTGAAATCTTCTCCAAAACTCTATGGGAAATAATTAAACGAGGGTTTTCATTCCCTTGCTTATTGCTCTGTTGTGGGAGATTTTATTTGCAGCTACAAGCACCCCTAACTGATATGGGGGTCGGGGATTAACAAGGGAATATACCAGATGTGCATAAAGCATGGAATAAACCTAGCATATCGTCTTAGAGGAATAATTATTAAACTAGAGGGTGGTTATGGCACTTAAAAAAgcatatatattatttaac
It contains:
- the HRH1 gene encoding histamine H1 receptor isoform X3, with amino-acid sequence MTLPNSSCIFEDNMCEGNKTTMASPQWMPLVVVLSTISLVTVGLNLLVLYAVRSERKLHTVGNLYIVSLSVADLIVGAVVMPMNILYLLMSRWSLGRPLCLFWLSMDYVASTASIFSVFILCIDRYRSVQQPLRYLKYRTKTRASATILGAWFLSFLWVIPILGWHRFMSNTSARRQDKCETDFYDVTWFKIMTAIINFYLPTLLMLWFYAKIYKAVRQHCQHRELINGSLPSFSEIKLRPENPKVGAKKLGKESFSWEVLKMKPKDAGGGPVPKPPSRDPKEMKSLASFSQEEDGDVAKGDITQMQIVEARDGDGYLAVTQGETQLEMDEQGLDTHGVSEISEDQVLGDSQSFSRTESDTPTGPAPRKGNLKSGSNTALDYIKFTWKRLRAHSREYVSGLQLNRERKAAKQLGFIMAAFILCWIPYFIFFMVIAFCENCCNEQVHMFTIWLGYINSTLNPLIYPLCNENFKKTFKKILHIRS
- the HRH1 gene encoding histamine H1 receptor isoform X2, which encodes MKGSEPPLEAALAPMTLPNSSCIFEDNMCEGNKTTMASPQWMPLVVVLSTISLVTVGLNLLVLYAVRSERKLHTVGNLYIVSLSVADLIVGAVVMPMNILYLLMSRWSLGRPLCLFWLSMDYVASTASIFSVFILCIDRYRSVQQPLRYLKYRTKTRASATILGAWFLSFLWVIPILGWHRFMSNTSARRQDKCETDFYDVTWFKIMTAIINFYLPTLLMLWFYAKIYKAVRQHCQHRELINGSLPSFSEIKLRPENPKVGAKKLGKESFSWEVLKMKPKDAGGGPVPKPPSRDPKEMKSLASFSQEEDGDVAKGDITQMQIVEARDGDGYLAVTQGETQLEMDEQGLDTHGVSEISEDQVLGDSQSFSRTESDTPTGPAPRKGNLKSGSNTALDYIKFTWKRLRAHSREYVSGLQLNRERKAAKQLGFIMAAFILCWIPYFIFFMVIAFCENCCNEQVHMFTIWLGYINSTLNPLIYPLCNENFKKTFKKILHIRS
- the HRH1 gene encoding histamine H1 receptor isoform X1 codes for the protein MWERSEPPLEAALAPMTLPNSSCIFEDNMCEGNKTTMASPQWMPLVVVLSTISLVTVGLNLLVLYAVRSERKLHTVGNLYIVSLSVADLIVGAVVMPMNILYLLMSRWSLGRPLCLFWLSMDYVASTASIFSVFILCIDRYRSVQQPLRYLKYRTKTRASATILGAWFLSFLWVIPILGWHRFMSNTSARRQDKCETDFYDVTWFKIMTAIINFYLPTLLMLWFYAKIYKAVRQHCQHRELINGSLPSFSEIKLRPENPKVGAKKLGKESFSWEVLKMKPKDAGGGPVPKPPSRDPKEMKSLASFSQEEDGDVAKGDITQMQIVEARDGDGYLAVTQGETQLEMDEQGLDTHGVSEISEDQVLGDSQSFSRTESDTPTGPAPRKGNLKSGSNTALDYIKFTWKRLRAHSREYVSGLQLNRERKAAKQLGFIMAAFILCWIPYFIFFMVIAFCENCCNEQVHMFTIWLGYINSTLNPLIYPLCNENFKKTFKKILHIRS